In a genomic window of Borrelia maritima:
- a CDS encoding ABC transporter permease — protein sequence MIISKNACSKFVLKFLNSSTFISVFALLVGFLIVGLVVMVFGHSPFRMYFVILEILFSSPKHLAYILSYSAPLIFTGLSIGISLKTGLFNIGVEGQFILGSIVALMASILLNLPPVLHVITIFVITFLASGSLGILIGYLKAKFNISEVISGIMFNWILFHLNNIILDFSFIKRDNSDFSKSIKESAYIDFLGSWKLSPEGLAYRSSHPFINELLKAPLHFGIILGIIFAILIWFLLNKTIIGFKINAVGNNIEASRCMGINVKTVLIFSMFLSAAVAGLAGAIQIMGVNKAIFKLSYMEGIGFNGIAVSLIGNNSPIGIIFSSILFSILLYGSSRVQSLMGLPSSIVSLMMGIIVLVISASYFLNKIFLKGVKGVKYNNIFD from the coding sequence ATGATAATTAGTAAAAACGCATGTAGTAAGTTTGTGTTGAAATTTTTAAATTCTTCAACATTTATTAGTGTTTTTGCTTTACTTGTTGGATTTTTAATTGTTGGACTAGTGGTGATGGTGTTTGGCCATTCTCCTTTTAGAATGTATTTTGTAATACTGGAGATTCTCTTTTCGTCTCCCAAGCATTTAGCTTATATTTTAAGTTATTCGGCCCCTTTGATCTTTACAGGCCTTTCTATTGGTATTTCTTTAAAAACAGGTCTTTTTAATATTGGAGTTGAAGGTCAGTTTATATTAGGGTCTATTGTTGCTCTAATGGCATCGATTTTACTTAACTTGCCTCCCGTTTTACATGTAATTACTATTTTTGTTATTACGTTTTTAGCGTCAGGCAGTTTGGGCATTTTAATTGGATATTTAAAAGCTAAATTCAATATTAGTGAAGTGATTTCAGGAATAATGTTTAATTGGATATTGTTTCATTTGAATAATATAATTTTAGATTTTAGCTTTATTAAAAGAGATAATAGTGATTTTTCAAAATCCATTAAAGAAAGTGCATATATTGATTTTTTAGGCTCTTGGAAACTCTCACCAGAAGGTCTTGCTTATAGATCTTCTCATCCTTTTATTAATGAGCTTTTAAAAGCACCTCTTCATTTTGGGATAATTTTGGGTATAATTTTTGCTATTTTAATATGGTTTTTACTTAATAAAACTATTATTGGATTTAAAATAAATGCCGTAGGAAATAATATTGAAGCTTCAAGATGTATGGGGATTAATGTAAAAACCGTTCTAATCTTTTCAATGTTTCTCTCAGCAGCTGTTGCAGGTCTTGCTGGTGCTATTCAAATTATGGGTGTTAATAAAGCTATATTTAAGCTTTCTTATATGGAAGGAATTGGTTTTAATGGGATAGCTGTTTCTTTAATAGGAAACAATTCGCCTATTGGAATAATTTTTTCTAGCATTCTTTTTTCTATATTGCTTTATGGAAGCAGTAGGGTTCAAAGCTTAATGGGTCTTCCATCTTCAATTGTATCTTTGATGATGGGAATAATTGTTCTAGTAATTTCTGCTAGTTATTTTTTAAATAAAATCTTTTTAAAAGGTGTTAAGGGTGTCAAATACAATAATATTTTTGATTAG
- a CDS encoding ABC transporter permease — protein MSNTIIFLISETLINSQTLILAGLGGLISEKSGIINIGLEGIMTIGAFSGATVAYFTNDPLFSIFVGGLAGLVLAFLHAVFTIFLKSDQIITGMALNFLGPSIAVFISTLIFSSISTPPIDIKLPILFDGILSKTSFIFQIFGKRYSIYIAILSVVLFHIIFKYTKIGLRINASGENPEVLESVGVSVNKIRFFCVLLSGFLAGVSGAVLTTVIASSYVQGVTGGQGFIAIVMLIFGKWTPLGVLIGSFLFSFVKTLAIVLAQSSFLFLIMPSKILVITPYLIIIISLIFFSKRHYAPKFLGIPYKKH, from the coding sequence GTGTCAAATACAATAATATTTTTGATTAGCGAAACTTTAATAAATTCTCAAACCTTAATTTTAGCTGGGCTTGGGGGTCTTATAAGTGAGAAAAGTGGAATTATTAATATTGGACTTGAAGGAATAATGACAATAGGAGCATTTTCAGGGGCTACAGTTGCATATTTTACAAATGACCCATTATTTTCAATTTTTGTTGGCGGATTAGCGGGACTTGTGCTTGCTTTTTTACACGCTGTTTTTACAATTTTTTTAAAATCAGATCAAATTATAACGGGAATGGCGCTTAATTTTTTAGGGCCTTCTATTGCTGTTTTTATAAGCACTTTGATTTTTTCTTCTATTTCAACTCCTCCTATAGACATAAAGTTGCCTATACTTTTTGATGGAATTTTAAGTAAAACGTCTTTTATTTTCCAAATTTTTGGTAAAAGATATTCTATATACATTGCGATACTTAGTGTGGTTTTGTTTCATATTATTTTCAAATATACTAAAATTGGGCTTAGAATTAATGCTAGTGGCGAAAATCCAGAAGTGTTAGAGTCTGTTGGAGTTAGCGTAAATAAAATTAGATTTTTTTGTGTTCTTTTGAGTGGTTTCTTAGCAGGAGTTTCAGGCGCTGTTCTTACAACAGTGATTGCGTCAAGCTATGTTCAAGGGGTTACAGGAGGGCAAGGTTTTATTGCTATTGTAATGTTAATTTTTGGAAAATGGACGCCTTTAGGGGTTTTAATAGGCAGCTTTTTGTTTTCATTTGTGAAAACTTTAGCAATTGTTTTGGCTCAATCGTCTTTTTTATTTTTAATAATGCCTTCTAAAATTTTAGTTATTACTCCATATTTAATTATTATTATAAGTCTTATCTTTTTTTCAAAAAGACATTATGCACCTAAGTTTTTAGGAATACCCTATAAAAAGCATTAG